The genomic DNA CTAGTAGaaggtagcaaaattcagctgaactagctctggtatagatTAAGGATTCCAGGGTCCCAGCAGGACACTCCCCCACAAAAAATCCTAAAGTaccaccaccccctccccccaccccccagggCTGATTCTGGGAGGAAAGTGTTGACCAGTTGTGTGACCAGGCAGTAACCGAATAAATATAGCGAATGTTTTAGGTCACCTGAAATACTCCTGGAGGCTTGGGGGGTCTAATTCAAAAAATTCTGAGGTTTGATTACCATATAGGCATGTTAGGGCATTTCGCATGAGAGCACATAcgacatattttttaccaataTTACTTAAGCCAACTTTTaggttctttttaaaatcaaggaatttaaaatagtttaaaatgtCTCCAAATAGCCACTCCACTGACACTCGAACAGAGCTCATGGATCCATTGAACATCTCCATCTGAGGTGTGAGAGCAGCACCTTGGAATGGTCCTTGCAGGTGAACCCTGAGGGGATATGCAGGATCCCCATATATGCATAGAGGCTGACCCCCTGTCGAAAATGCATGGCGTTCCAAGTCATGCAAGAGACCAGATTCTGCCAGCATACCTGCATCATGCCTTTTGCCCTCTGGAAGAAGAAGTTAAAAGTATTAGGTTTGTTTCATGGaatatcattgtttttcatCATGCAACGCTTCTGTAAAATGGTGTCATGAGATCAACCTTTCATTGCCCTGATCACTACAGGCGCTTGTCGTAGATTATACTATAAAACAGACACTTGAAGGGGGAAACAACTACCCTCCGAAACCATGTTTGTACCTTTTCCGTTTGAGTTGCTATTTTCATAAACCTGACATTTAGTTATAAATAAGAGCAAGTTAAAAAGATCTTTACCTACGGGGCCGTAAAGGTTTGCGATCAATCCATTCGGTAAGGCAACAGATTGGAATTTAATGGCGTGCACCCGTTTATGACCATTATACATCATCCTCTGGTGCTCGTCTGGTCTGGCTATAGGTCTCACAGTGccatcaacaaagccaaaacagTTCTGGAGAGCAGCCCCTTTAGCGTGAACTGATCGAGCATAAGTATCCAATGCAGGTGGGTTAAGCAGTGCGTCATTCCACCGGGTTATGCGATGTCCATGGATGGTGTAAATATAATCAATCACATGATTTGTGACCATGGATAGCACCGGTACTGGTTTGCCGAAACGAGGTACCATGTCGCCAAATCTACAAGGATAGGCGAGCCGTCTTAGGAGTATGCAAAGGCCTTCCATTCCACTTACTATGCTTCCCTGGCGTAGTTTGAAGGTAGGTGGGATCTGCAAGGCTTCTGCCAGAGTCGGAAggtcttttttctcaaacctaAATTCGGCCTTACACTCTGCCTCACTCATGTTGTTCAGGTCAAAGCAAGCGTACTCGTAGTAAGGAAAACTTGGATTTCTCGACGGAAACATGTCGTAAAGGAGAACGAAATCTTCATCGTTGATCAAATTAGCGTCGTAGTAAAGAATGAGAAGTTGTCGAAAATCTTCAAATGCGGCCATGTTACAAACAAAAGCGATTGAATCTCAGAAAGTACAGCCGATGTACTCGACGAAGTCTCGGACGCCGTCACGAGAATCttaagcaaattaattttggCGCGAGAACGGCAACCTCTGGCCCAGTCCACCTGGGCTGTCACGTCGCCGTCACCGCGAAAACGTCCgcatcttaagctccctagtaatagatcacagaagacgtcaaaatgtggtaagaacatcagtgagacactcggctatcgcctcgtgtgccacttttttgttcttaccacattttgacgtcatctgtgatctattactgaacagacgcacggcaacatggaatctatttgttaaatattttttctcgTATTACGTACACGGAAAGGGAATTTAATGAGGTTTTGGCAAAAATAATGGATCAACAACTTTCAACTTTtccgaaaattaaaattttaaaggtCTCTGTTACCGTGGCAACAATTTGTAAGTTGGAAATATTCTCATAAGTTGCCCGAAAAAAGATAATATAGTCAGTTTTTTGCTAGTGACGTAAGACACCGGCTATAGAGAGAAGAGCCCTGCCGGACCCTGGTATCtctcattagggagcttaagcacgcacgtttttctcccagatttttaaactaatcgtctttaatggagaaaagatacttagcaatttAAATGTGGTTGTGCGAAGACAaagtgaaagggaaaacagctcacttcctgttgctgtccgcgtctctaaaacgcgcgtgcttaagctccctatcaGGGAttttaagcacgcgacgtttttgagcagCGTACGGTAACCGGAAACATTTCGCATACCAGGACAGTAGTGCCTCCCAGATTATTAACCAAATCATCCCTTatggaggaaagatacttagcaatataaaagtggtagtgacaagacaagttaaaagggaaaacagctcacttccggttgcagtaagtggctcaaaaacgtcgcgtgcttgaACTCCCTATTGGTTGCCGTGAAGAACGGTGAAAGCGTACCTCAGTGGTTCTCTTTGCTCGCACGAAAAATCATTGCCGCCGCGAGGGAAACACATGATGCGCAGAAGTTTGCTTTGAAGCTATGATGACGAAATCGAATCCACATCCACAAATCCCTTCGCAGACGACGCACAAAAATCTCGCAATATTTATGTACATCTTTTCTAAAATAGTTACAATTTTACCTTCGAACAATGAGGTCGTTGTTTTGCAAACGCAAATTCATTCGCTTTTctattaaaatttgaatttcgCTCTCTTTCCTGGTCTATCCAAAAATGCATTTAATCTAGTTTTATAAATGACTTTATAAAACTGATGATCTTGCCGCAAGCCATTGAGGTTCTGCCTTGCCTAGACTGCTAGCAGCCGTACATTTTCCTTGGGAAACCAAAGTGGGATTACCAGGAAAGCGCGCGGAGAGTCTGG from Montipora capricornis isolate CH-2021 chromosome 2, ASM3666992v2, whole genome shotgun sequence includes the following:
- the LOC138038878 gene encoding uncharacterized protein, with the translated sequence MAAFEDFRQLLILYYDANLINDEDFVLLYDMFPSRNPSFPYYEYACFDLNNMSEAECKAEFRFEKKDLPTLAEALQIPPTFKLRQGSIVSGMEGLCILLRRLAYPCRFGDMVPRFGKPVPVLSMVTNHVIDYIYTIHGHRITRWNDALLNPPALDTYARSVHAKGAALQNCFGFVDGTVRPIARPDEHQRMMYNGHKRVHAIKFQSVALPNGLIANLYGPVEGKRHDAGMLAESGLLHDLERHAFSTGGQPLCIYGDPAYPLRVHLQGPFQGAALTPQMEMFNGSMSSVRVSVEWLFGDILNYFKFLDFKKNLKVGLSNIGKKYVVCALMRNALTCLYGNQTSEFFELDPPSLQEYFR